Proteins encoded together in one Triticum dicoccoides isolate Atlit2015 ecotype Zavitan chromosome 7B, WEW_v2.0, whole genome shotgun sequence window:
- the LOC119335988 gene encoding triacylglycerol lipase OBL1-like, with amino-acid sequence MDGQDEFSGDFMVLRPDKGGVRSLLHLLRSSDVSESDAVDCAAGGKEVADRWIIFVSIVAQMLLLWVKTPLAKLGSAVEYWMNLITDNGGGVLKLIRNAMQGKLRVPDRESPNYRSLIGLIDMRIELDKKIKAENGGYLAALGIMASKIAYENEHVIKNVVENHWHMKFLEFFNCCAEDWCTDVDISWYEIPGVGKVHGGFMKALGLQRNAAGWPAEIEATKDRLFAYYAVRDALKKSLAANPRAQFAVTGHSLGGALAVLFPAILALHGEHDLLARLHGVYTYGQPRVGDARLGEFVERQLDTPAARGRYFRFVYCNDIVPRVPFDGLFKHFGRCIYFDGYYRARAMEEEPNKNYFSLAFVVSKYVNAAWELARGLVIGHVDGAEYVEGWTMRVARAVGLIIPGLPAHAPQDYVNATRLGAASLDLLLRDH; translated from the exons ATGGACGGCCAGGATGAATTCTCCGGCGACTTCATGGTGCTGCGGCCGGACAAGGGCGGCGTCCGCAGCCTCCTCCACCTGCTGCGTTCCAGCGACGTCAGCGAGAGCGACGCCGTCGACTGCGCCGCTGGGGGTAAGGAGGTCGCAGACCGGTGGATCATCTTTGTCTCCATCGTCGCGCAGATGCTGCTGCTGTGGGTGAAGACGCCCTTGGCCAAGCTCGGGAGCGCCGTCGAGTACTGGATGAacctcatcacggacaacggtggcGGCGTGCTCAAGCTTATCAGAAACGCCATGCAAG GCAAGTTACGAGTTCCGGACAGAGAATCCCCCAACTATCGATCGCTCATCGGACTTATCGACATGAGAATCGAATTGGACAAGAAGATCAAGGCTGAGAATGGCGGTTACCTCGCTGCTCTGGGCATCATGGCCTCCAAGATAGCGTACGAGAACGAGCACGTCATCAAGAACGTCGTCGAAAACCACTGGCACATGAAGTTCCTCGAGTTCTTCAATTGCTG CGCGGAAGACTGGTGCACGGACGTGGACATCTCCTGGTATGAGATCCCCGGGGTGGGCAAGGTCCACGGCGGCTTCATGAAGGCCCTCGGGCTGCAAAGGAATGCCGCCGGCTGGCCGGCGGAGATTGAGGCGACCAAGGACCGGCTGTTCGCCTACTACGCCGTCCGCGACGCGCTCAAGAAATCCCTAGCAGCCAACCCGCGCGCCCAGTTCGCGGTGACCGGCCACAGCCTGGGGGGCGCGCTCGCCGTGCTGTTCCCGGCCATCCTCGCCCTGCACGGTGAGCACGACCTGCTGGCAAGGCTCCACGGCGTGTACACGTACGGGCAGCCGCGCGTCGGGGACGCGCGGCTCGGGGAGTTCGTGGAGCGGCAGCTCGACACGCCGGCCGCGAGGGGGAGGTACTTCCGGTTCGTCTACTGCAACGACATCGTGCCGAGGGTGCCGTTCGACGGCCTCTTCAAGCACTTCGGCCGGTGCATCTACTTCGACGGCTACTACAGGGCGCGGGCCATGGAGGAGGAGCCCAACAAGAACTACTTCTCGCTCGCGTTCGTGGTGTCCAAGTACGTGAACGCGGCGTGGGAGCTCGCCCGGGGGCTCGTCATCGGGCACGTGGACGGGGCAGAGTACGTGGAGGGGTGGACGATGAGGGTCGCCCGGGCGGTCGGGCTGATCATCCCAGGCCTGCCGGCCCACGCGCCGCAGGACTACGTGAACGCCACCAGGCTCGGAGCCGCGTCGCTCGACCTGCTTCTCCGTGATCATTAA